The Mytilus galloprovincialis chromosome 7, xbMytGall1.hap1.1, whole genome shotgun sequence genome has a window encoding:
- the LOC143081818 gene encoding uncharacterized protein LOC143081818, translating into MKISVWLIVSLLLVFSEVNMANEEMQDGNRFLEKLVKRSVGVGVHRGCKGRPCSFSNSCCHKHRCSNGYCDIIHGK; encoded by the exons atgaagatTTCCGTTTGGTTAATTGTCTCTCTGTTGTTGGTCTTTTCTGAAG TCAACATGGCTAATGAAGAAATGCAAGATGGCAATAGATTTCTTGAGAA GCTTGTCAAAAGAAGTGTTGGTGTTGGTGTTCATCGAGGGTGTAAGGGTAGACCATGCAGTTTTTCCAATTCGTGCTGCCACAAACACAGATGTTCTAATGGATATTGCGACATAATACACGGCAAGTGA